From the genome of Salvia splendens isolate huo1 chromosome 7, SspV2, whole genome shotgun sequence:
ttgaaatattaaatattagaattaatttataaatatgctAAGAAGtgtaattatatataatattgaaACTAAATGCATCTAAAATACTTTTAGCATTTTTAtgcttttatttctttaattaaatattttgatgcattttaaatttatttttcagtaaaaataaaattaaagttttctCCCACCTTTAATATTTTTCcttaaatttttatatattattaaaaaataagattaattaatcaatatactaaaaaattttaaattatcacattttatcactacttctatagattttttataaaataaaaaataaagtatcatTTAGTATATTAATTTGTTATGACTACAATTTACTTTTCttggaatattaattaattaatattcatcAAAAATAAGTTTTCTTCCATCTTTAACATTTTATTGTatatgttattgaaatttttgatgCATATAAATTTGTTCTGTTGCATAACAAATGTAAGTGTTCTTACactattaattttttgttttcttgctcaattttattaaattatttttacatgttataaaatatattaaaaatgtaattaattaattaatatactaataaagttcacattaattaatttcaatttttaatagtataatataaaaaaattaaaataagaaataaaataatatgcataaaaatttcaaattaaagaaataaagaCCAATAAATTGATGAAATCTTCCATAATAAGTTGATGAAATCTTCCACATGGTTATTGATAACACTTATCAAAAAATAATTAGTTGGTCACACCAAACCATATTGCCAACTTGGTATGTCAAGACCATGTAATATTTTCTCCTCTAACTAAACTCTTGTTACTAATTATTCCCTCTGTCTCACTTAAGATgactttctttttattttgtctcAAACaagatgacatatttctatttttggtaccTTTCTCTCACTAATTAATGCAATCAACTACTTTTATCTCTTTAGAATTAAatattcatctctctttctctcaacATTTAATACATACAcactctttctctcttcaattaaccACAATAACCAACAAATCATAAAATTCTGTACCGACTAAGAAATacgtcatcttagccgggacggagggagtaataaattatatatttggaaGAAACTAATTAGAAATTCTATGTATGTGAGTCATTGGATTCAATATGCAGTTCTTAGTTCTCATTTTCAGAACGTTCCTACTTGATCATAACTTTTTCTATATACTCTTTCCGTCCATGAAAAGTagtctcattttatcatttttggatgTCTACAAAAAAATcccatttctaaaaatagaaaaaaaattcatactttaCTCACTTTTTCTCTCCTCTCTCATGCTTTACTTGTTTTTTCTTcatatctcttttactttacctactttttctccatatctcttttattttgccaactttttctcatctctcttactttaccgtTATGGACGGAGAGAGTTAAAAATATCAAGTGAGAGAAGAATCTAGAAGTGAGGTCGGCGACGAAGTGAGGTCGCCGCCGACGGTGGCGCAGTTGTTCCTGCCGAGATAGTTCGAGAGAGAGATTTATGTGAGGTGGGAGGGAAGGAAAACAGAGAAAAAAATGTTTATGATAAaggtttttgaaaaaaattgcaAAGTGAAACTAAagatttagatttttttttcttttaggcTTTTCTAATTCTATGTACCTCACGTGAGATTGGCACCAACCACATAGGAtagatttttgtttattttattatttcttttttttatcttttcaatTAATTCTTTAACAAATCTTCTAATCTCATATGGAttcttttctttaattaattttaattgtttcaaTCTCAAATATTTAGtaactaaatttaatttatgtaactATTCacctaatttaatttatgtaactATTCACCTGATTATGCAAATATTTAGtaactaaatttaatttatgtaactATTAACTATAATTCAAAGATTAGATTTTTAAAACTTATTCAAATTCATGTTATTTGTAATACCCAAAAATTTGAGGCGTTACATAGCAAACATCAACATATCTCTCTAGAGCTTGAGAGTTAAATCCAAATTGAGGCGAGTTGATGGATCATTCTCATTCCCCTTGTCTTCCTCAGCAACACTCTTGACCTCATTGACCGGCAAAAAGTTGTACTCCACAAGGTTTTGATCTGCATTGTTGATAGCCGGTGAAGAATCGCTAGAGCTCGCGTATTCGGGCTCACTGGCTGATGAGTTGACGGATCGCAGGAAAGCACGCTTTCGATAGGTTATGGGATCCCTCACGAAGAGCCTCTTCTCCTCCATACGCTCGTTGCGGTGGGCGTTTTGGTGGCCGCCCAACGCCTGAGCCGAAGGGAATCTCTTGAAGCAAAATGTGCAAGTGAAATCCCATGACTTAGCCTCCTTTGTTAGCTTCATCACCTCATCACCATCCTTCCCTTTCTTCACCATCTTTTTTTTACACATAAATAAgaaaactaaattaatttaaagAGAGAAAGGTTGATGAGAGGAAGGCATGTGAAAGGGTTTTTATAGCAAATTTTGGTAAAGGGTTATAACTTAATTATAACAATATGTATGTAACAACTCTTTTTTTAATCACCCCTTGTATTTGAAAATCAGTAAgcattattttttctcttttttgaataatttgagATTCTAACAAATCTGCATGGAGTGAAGCTAAGGGATTTCTTGACGATACACGTGAGATTTTTGGAGTTATTAATTAAGGTACCAACTTTTCTTATCCCGATGTATAAATCGGGAGTGAAGCCAAATTGTAGATTATATCAACTCTACTTTTTCACTGATTACTTCACTTTTTCTTGAATTATTGCGGCTAGTTGCCGTGATCAGTAACACTTGCAGTTACTACTTGAGATATTTAAATAAGTaggaaatcaaataaataatgtaaattcaTAAATCGGTATGTCCATATTTAGGATGAGAATGGGagttgtgattttttggtcctaACATGTCAATAATAAACCTTGGTTTTAATTAGAATCACCGTTCGATTCTATAGAGCTAGTCAATTTTCatagaataaaattttataagtaGCTATTACTCCCTCGATCCCATAGAAAAAGTAATTTGGGGATAATATAAATTTttgatataaaattaatattccctccgtcccataataagaatcacattttgtcattttagtccgtctaataataagaatcatatttcacttttaccatatatAGTAAGTATGTccaacattccactaactcacttcattcacattctattataaaaccaatataaaaaagtgggtctcatattccactaacttttccgaCCCACTAtactttacatttcttaaaactagtgcaaatatgactcatattataaaatggaggagtaaaatattagaaaaagatataaaaaaaaagtagtaaaaagaTGACTATTAAAGAAACTTTTTGTGCAATAAGCATATGAGATCATTGGACGATTCGAGAGCGCAACCATAAGTTGAatgaatagtagtactattttagtCTCAGAATAGTTGAAGCATTTCTTTTAGCtataagatttaagaaattaatcATTAAAAGCCAAAAGTTTAATGAATTGTAGTATTGTTTTAGTCTCAAAATAGTTGAagcatttctttttggcacaagatttaagaaattaatatttaaaaactaaaaGTTTAATGAATAGTATTACTTTTTAGTCCCAAAATAGTAAAAGCATTTCCTTTGGGcataagatttaagaaattgatatttaacAGGTAAAATggtgagaataaagtatgagaaaaatgaagttttttgataaaaaaaaaatgacttaCCTATCTTGGGACGGTCTAGAATAGTATAGGACTAAACTATCTTGAGACAGGGGAGTACATCCTAGCCAAGGTAGTCGGGTAACTTGAATGGAACTCAATGGTGTTGTGTATTGTGCACCTTGTATTGATTTTTCCAAGAAATGACCCAACCCAACAGTACTGAAACAACATATCGGATTTGCATCAACCTGAAACAAAAAAATTCCAACATAAAGGTACATGTGAGTAAGAGTTGATGATACAAATTCCACGTGTTCTCGTTTAGTTTTTCATCGTCTCTTTTAATATATCGACCTCACTAGAAACGCTCATTCATCACTCTTTCACATTATTGCAGATGACACAAAACTTTTAGAAATTGttctttcaaaaaaataatactcccttcgtcccaaggtaattggggcatttctttttggcacgagatttaagaaattgatttcTTAAAGATTAAAGtgaagagtaaagtaagagaggaaaaaaattaGGAGAGATGAAGGGAGAGTAAGTAAGAGGGGAATAAAgtttttaccaaaaatataaatgactcaactaacttgggacaaacaaaaaaggaatacgactcaattaCCTTCGGATGGATGTAGTATTTTTTTGGTTGACAATGATTAGATTTTCGTTAATATCCACACTTACTTTAAATATCTTCTTGTTGTGTCCTCCATGGTAAATGAAACTCACAAATTGTGTGTGGGAATCACCGGTTCATTGAAGAGTTCGATGCACTCGAAAGCAAGGGAGACGAAAAGTCGAGACAGGAAGATGAGAAGTGTGACGATTGAGAAACTATTTCAAATGAGGGCATGTTTTAATCGATATCTCGTAATATAAGATATTGTTGGAATTGGTTGTGAAGGTCGGACATTGTAGAATTAggaaaaataattgaagaacCTACGGGAGGATTCGGACCGTGATGAGAAAAGACTAAAGAGGAAAACATTTAAAGTGTGAATGAAATCGGGGAGAAATGGGGCATTTATATAAGCGGGAATGAAACGTATTgagaataagaaaaagaaaatagtcgTTGATTTCAACGGTAAAAGGAAAAagttaaaaacaaaattaaaataaagtttcgattatatatatactccatcacTCCCATAATAGAAGACACATTAAGGAAATGGCAGGGGATTTTAggagactttttttttgttaagtggagagagagaaaatagtgtatttatattaatgtgagagaatactttttccaaaaaaaggaATTGTGACATTTTTTGTCCAGAAAGAAAagtatgacatctattatgggacatagggagtatatatgtaaaattaaatatgaagcATTTTTCATATCCAAACCGGGGATCCATTATGGACCATAGGATTTCATCATCAAACGCATGATATTAAGCCACGTGACAACTGAGTATACTAAATTACAGATCGAGAAAGGTATTTTTTTATCGATTTGTACGCAATTCAGTTATATGTTAATGTTGTTATTCTCACACGATTTGCATCAAACGCATGATATCTTCGTGATTATCTTTCGACtttttctgaatttgaatttgtatgtttagatttaattattcaagCCACAAAAAAATTTCATCCAGCCAAGAATTCTTGATTGGCCAGCGATGTTGTCTATTTTACAATTCTGGGCTCTGTGCATGTATTTTTCTGTATTAATATCTCCGGTGATGAATACACGATCTTTGTCTAAAGGTAGTTTTAGTATATTtcatcataatttattacttccCCATTTTCCTTCGGTGAAGTCCCTTTTTTTTTGATGGATTTTATTTTCTACTAACTCactacactcacattttatattttcgtccgtctcataaaaatatgagcatttctATTTTATGAAAGTTGTCACCAACTCATTACTcatatatatatcaatttatttatagcTTATACCATTAGGACCCACCATTAAACATTAATAACAATGTGGGTCTCATCatctactaacactattttaactacccTTCGGCGAATTCCCGTGTCATTACAAATGCATACATTTTTATAGGACAGAGGAAGtatttaaaagtaggactcacattccactaatttttttctaccacttttttttacatagtcaaacaattttttaaaacccgcaTCGATCAAAAAATATTATTCTAATGGGGACCAGATGGAGTAGTTTGTTTATACTCCcacatcccataaaaatatgtgcactttccattttcatccgtcccataaaaatatgtgcattctatttttggaaagttatatcaatttaataatgtaggtctcactatccactagtactactttaactaccattttcctcatctctcttactttacggTACCATTCTCatctcctctcttactttatcaattttgtcttaattcacATGCCATACACAttacccatatttttatgggatatcAATAGGCAACAAATGATCAAACTCTTGTATATTAAACTTTGAGAGAACtatatttttatacatgtacTTTGGATTGGTATCAAACGCGGTACTCAAACTTTAAAATATCATCACATGTCCATAGACTTTATATGTTGTTCTCGAAAGGATGTTGTATATTTAAGCCTAAATTCCGCATTTGTCGAACAAAGAAAAATTTTACGTTTATGACATTtaagcaatgttttaaaaaccggactggaccggccggttcgaccggtcggaccgcgaaccggtaggtagtccggtctggttcacccctttaaaccaccactgcattgaaccgccgtgaaccggtggaaccggccggtcggaccggttgaaccgtgaaccgaaaaccggttttctatttttttattttttcaaaattttttaaaatttgttgttggtagaggttgaactcatgacctctcttctagttaagaagacctctaccactccaccacatgggctcattgaacaatttgaacattaaatatttttatacattaaccattaattttatctacaaaaactaataattcattttaattttattattctttaatataattgttaattataatatatataattatcatcctttatattttaatgatgctctacttaccacctatattattattagtaccatataagattcattatttactataaataaattttttatattacatacttaatttatataccctagctattgacattaatgaataatcttatctaaactaattaataagtacttaattcgtatttaattatatattattttgcgaaataaattttcttaaattaatataaacattatctattttaatacataaaatattaaattttttatctagaataactaatattaaatatatatatctgaatatatttactaaattttaatactatttatatttatata
Proteins encoded in this window:
- the LOC121810587 gene encoding zinc finger protein KNUCKLES-like produces the protein MVKKGKDGDEVMKLTKEAKSWDFTCTFCFKRFPSAQALGGHQNAHRNERMEEKRLFVRDPITYRKRAFLRSVNSSASEPEYASSSDSSPAINNADQNLVEYNFLPVNEVKSVAEEDKGNENDPSTRLNLDLTLKL